One Neodiprion pinetum isolate iyNeoPine1 chromosome 1, iyNeoPine1.2, whole genome shotgun sequence genomic window carries:
- the LOC124213429 gene encoding WD repeat-containing protein 89, with protein sequence MSEILESLEHLSVKHTDDSSINGSNRREDDAGSVQDKFDFALAAEEAVSLDKNYILGICATSGTEFKIGTALSDYTCNVYAVGETLSKIATLDDNKASIIGIRFSPMHQNLLYCASSNGSIMLYDLRSKGRMVTQFKADERDDNGKIKSLASFDICQDERVMAGGTDLIEGDVFILFWDTRYPTSKTHGRKSLLGGYWQSHTDDITTLAFHPSRRDLLASGSTDGLINIFDLTQPNEDMALTHSLNTESSVDRLGWLGEEKLWCGTHTNALQLWDCEGAAPYAKFDREELATFQSEDPENCYIVRMHTESLTDNNFLLAGCSYSKRESLRCLTVKEDKLKACCMMSENKQVVRDSWFDEKNNYLVTGGESGIVSIWKQEESASSGSNSNNRLHPKINKFKGRDKPHKAKPY encoded by the exons ATGTCCGAGATACTCGAATCCTTGGAGCATTTGTCTGTGAAACACACTGACGATAGTTCAATTAATGGATCAAATCGCCGGGAAGACGATGCAGGAAGTGTGCAAGACAAATTCGATTTCGCGCTTGCTGCGGAAGAGGCAGTATCTTTGGATAAGAACTACATTCTCGGGATTTGTGCCACGAG CGGTACAGAATTCAAGATAGGCACTGCACTTTCCGATTACACCTGCAATGTTTATGCAGTCGGTGAAACATTAAGTAAGATTGCGACACTCGATGACAATAAAGCCTCAATAATTGGAATCAGGTTTAGTCCTATGCATCAAAATTTGTTGTATTGCGCCTCCAGCAATGGATCTATTATGCTGTATGATTTACGTTCCAAAGGAAGGATGGTAACACAATTCAAAG CTGATGAACGAGATGATAATGGAAAGATAAAGAGTCTTGCAAGTTTTGACATATGCCAAGATGAACGAGTCATGGCCGGGGGTACAGACTTAATTGAGGGTGACGTGTTCATATTGTTCTGGGACACTAGATATCCCACAAGCAAAACACATGGAAGAAAATCTTTGCTTGGTGGATATTGGCAGTCTCATACAGATGATATAACCACCCTTGCATTTCATCCTAGCAGAAGAGATTTACTAGCCTCCGGTAGTACTGACGGTCTTATCAACATTTTTGACTTAACGCAACCCAATGAAGACATGGCACTCACACATTCCCTTAATACTGAATCATCGGTG GACAGACTAGGGTGGCTGGGTGAAGAAAAACTGTGGTGTGGAACGCACACGAATGCCCTTCAACTTTGGGACTGCGAAGGTGCTGCTCCTTATGCAAAATTCGATCGAGAAGAATTAGCAACTTTTCAG AGTGAAGATCCGGAAAATTGTTACATTGTAAGAATGCACACAGAGTCTCTGACAGACAATAATTTTCTGCTAGCTGGTTGCAGTTATAGTAAACg AGAGAGCCTAAGATGTCTTACTGTGAAAGAGGATAAATTGAAAGCGTGCTGTATGATGTCAGAGAATAAACAAGTTGTTCGAGACAGCTGGTTTGATGAAAAG AACAATTACTTGGTGACTGGTGGTGAAAGTGGTATTGTTAGCATCTGGAAACAAGAGGAATCTGCATCGTCTGGATCAAATTCCAATAATAGATTGCACCccaaaataaacaaatttaaagGACGAGACAAGCCTCACAAGGCAAAACCATATTGA